The Physeter macrocephalus isolate SW-GA chromosome 13, ASM283717v5, whole genome shotgun sequence genome window below encodes:
- the KCNT1 gene encoding potassium channel subfamily T member 1 isoform X5 produces the protein MVQVEFYVNENTFKERLKLFFIKNQRSSLRIRLFNFSLKLLTCLLYIVRVLLDDPALGIGCWGCPKQNYTFNESSSEINWAPILWVERRTALWAIQVTVAIISFLETTLLIYLSYKGNIWEQIFRVAFILEMINTLPFIITIFWPPLRNLFIPVFLNCWLAKHALENMINDFHRAILRTQSAMFNQVLILFCTLLCLVFTGTCGIQHLERAGGNLSLLTSFYFCIVTFSTVGYGDVTPKIWPSQLLVVVMICVALVVLPLQFEELVYLWMERQKSGGNYSRHRAQTEKHVILCVSSLKIDLLMDFLNEFYAHPRLQDYYVVILCPTEMDIQVRRVLQIPLWSQRVIYLQGSALKDQDLMRAKMDNGEACFILSSRNEVDRTAADHQTILRAWAVKDFAPNCPLYVQILKPENKFHVKFAEHVVCEEECKYALLALSCICPATPTLITLLVHTSRGQEGQDSPEQWQRMYGRCSGNEVYHVRMGDSKFFREYEGKSFTYAAFHAHKKYGVCLIGLKREENKSILLNPGPRHILAASDTCFYINITKEENSAFIFKQEEKQKKKGFAGQGLYEGSSRLPVHSIIASMVAMDLQNTECQPAQSGGGGGGSKLALPTENGSGSRRPSIAPVLEVADSSTLLPCDLLSDQSEDEMAPSDEEGLSVVEYVKGYPPNSPYIGSSPTLCHLLPVKAPFCCLRLDKGCKHNSYEDAKAYGFKNKLIIVSAETAGNGLYNFIVPLRAYYRPRRELNPIVLLLDNKPDHHFLEAICCFPMVYYMEGSVDNLDSLLQCGIIYADNLVVVDKESTMSAEEDYMADAKTIVSVQTMFRLFPSLSITTELTHPSNMRFMQFRAKDSYSLALSKLEKRERENGSNLAFMFRLPFAAGRVFSISMLDTLLYQSFVKDYMIPITRLLLGLDTTPGSGYLCAMKVTEDDLWIRTYGRLFQKLCSSSAEIPIGIYRTECHVFSSEPHNLRAQSQVSVSVEDREDTREAKGPWGSRAGTGGGGAHGPHAVGGGSAEHPLLRRKSLPWARRLSRKGARHAGKAAEWISQQRLSLYQRSERQELSELVKNRMKHLGLPTTGYEDVANLTASDVMNRVNLGYLQDEMNDQQNTLSYVLINPPPDTRLEPNDIVYLIRSDPLAHVASSSRSRKSSCSNKLASCNPETRDETQF, from the exons AT ggTGCAGGTGGAGTTCTACGTCAACGAGAACACCTTCAAGGAGAGGCTTAAGCTGTTCTTCATCAAAAACCAAAGATCCA GCCTGAGGATCCGGCTGTTCAACTTCTCCCTGAAGCTGCTGACCTGCCTGCTGTACATCGTCCGCGTCCTGCTGGACGACCCGGCCCTGGGGATCGGATG CTGGGGCTGCCCGAAGCAGAATTACACCTTCAATGAGTCGTCCTCCGAGATCAACTG GGCCCCCATCCTGTGGGTGGAGAGGAGGACGGCTCTGTGGGCCATTCAG gtCACCGTGGCCATTATCAGCTTCCTGGAGACCACGCTCCTCATCTACCTCAGCTACAAA GGCAACATCTGGGAGCAGATCTTCCGCGTGGCCTTCATCCTGGAGATGATCAACACACTGCCCTTCATCATCACG ATATTCTGGCCGCCGCTGCGGAACCTGTTCATCCCAGTGTTTCTGAACTGCTGGCTGGCCAAGCACGCCCTGGAGAACATGATC AACGACTTCCACCGAGCCATCCTGCGCACCCAGTCGGCTATGTTCAACCAGGTCCTCATCCTCTTCTGCACCCTGCTGTGCCTGGTCTTCACGGG GACCTGCGGCATCCAGCACCTGGAGCGCGCGGGCGGCAACCTGTCCCTCCTGACGTCCTTCTACTTCTGCATCGTCACCTTCTCCACCGTGGGCTACGGAGACGTGACGCCCAAGATCTGGCCGTCCCAGCTGCTGGTGGTCGTCATGATCTGCGTGGCCCTCGTGGTACTCCCGTTGCAG TTTGAGGAGCTCGTCTACCTGTGGATGGAGCGGCAGAAGTCGGGGGGCAACTACAGCCGCCACCGGGCCCAGACGGAGAAGCACGTGATCCTGTGTGTCAGTTCCCTCAAGATCGACTTGCTCATGGACTTTCTGAACGAGTTCTACGCCCACCCCCGGCTGCAG GACTACTACGTCGTCATCCTGTGCCCCACCGAGATGGACATCCAGGTTCGCAGGGTCCTGCAGATCCCCCTGTGGTCCCAGCGGGTCATCTACCTCCAGGGCTCCGCGCTCAAGGACCAGGACCTCATGCGGGCCAA GATGGACAACGGGGAGGCCTGCTTCATCCTCAGCAGCCGGAACGAGGTGGACCGCACCGCGGCG GACCACCAGACCATTCTGCGCGCCTGGGCGGTGAAGGACTTTGCCCCCAACTGCCCTCTCTACGTCCAGATCCTCAAGCCCGAGAACAAGTTTCACGTCAAGTTTGCTG AGCACGTGGTGTGCGAGGAGGAGTGCAAGTACGCCCTGCTGGCCCTGAGCTGCATCTGCCCGGCCACGCCCACCCTCATCACGCTGCTGGTGCACACGTCCCGCGGCCA GGAAGGCCAGGACTCACCGGAGCAATGGCAGCGCATGTACGGACGCTGCTCGGGCAACGAGGTCTACCACGTCCGCATGGGGGACAGCAAGTTCTTCCGCGAGTACGAGGGCAAGAGCTTCACCTACGCCGCCTTCCACGCGCACAAGAA GTACGGCGTGTGTCTTATCGGCCTGAAGCGGGAGGAGAACAAGAGCATCCTGTTGAACCCGGGGCCCCGGCACATCCTGGCCGCCTCCGACACCTGCTTCTACATCAACATCACCAAGGAGGAGAACTCGGCCTTCATCTTCAAgcaggaggaaaagcagaaaaagaagggCTTCGCGGGGCAGGGGCTGTACGAGGGGTCGTCCCGCCTGCCCGTGCACAGCATCATCGCCTCCATGG TGGCCATGGACCTCCAGAACACGGAGTGCCAGCCAGCACAGAGCGGCGGAGGCGGCGGGGGCAGCAAGCTGGCGCTCCCCACGGAGAACGGCTCGGGCAGCCGGCGGCCCAGCATCGCGCCCGTGCTGGAGGTGGCCGACAGCTCGACCCTGCTGCCCTGCGACCTGCTGAGTGACCAGTCGGAGGACGAGATGGCGCCGTCGGACGAGGAGGGGCTGTCTGTGGTGGA gtACGTGAAGGGCTACCCCCCCAACTCGCCCTACATCGGCAGCTCCCCTACCCTGTGCCACCTCCTGCCCGTGAAAGCCCCCTTCTGCTGCCTGCGGCTGGACAAG GGCTGCAAGCACAACAGCTACGAAGATGCCAAGGCCTACGGCTTCAAGAATAAGCTGATCATCGTGTCGGCGGAGACAGCGGGCAACGGGCTGTACAACTTCATCGTGCCGCTCCGGGCCTACTATCGGCCCCGCAGAGAGCTCAACCCCATCGTGCTGCTGCTGGACAACAA GCCTGACCACCACTTCCTGGAGGCCATTTGCTGCTTCCCCATGGTCTACTACATGGAGGGCTCCGTGGACAA CCTGGACAGCCTGCTGCAGTGCGGCATCATCTACGCCGACAACCTGGTCGTGGTGGACAAGGAGAGCACCATGAGCGCCGAGGAGGACTACATGGCCGACGCGAAGACCATCGTCAGCGTGCAGACCATGTTCCG gcTCTTCCCCAGCCTCAGCATCACCACGGAGCTCACCCACCCGTCCAACATGCGGTTCATGCAGTTTCGTGCCAAGGACAGCTACTCTTTGGCTCTTTCCAAACTGGAAAAG AGGGAACGGGAGAACGGCTCCAACCTGGCCTTCATGTTCCGCCTGCCTTTCGCCGCCGGCCGCGTCTTTAGCATCAGCATGCTGGACACGCTGCTGTATCAG TCCTTCGTGAAGGACTACATGATCCCCATCACCAGGCTGCTCCTGGGGCTGGACACCACGCCGGGCTCGGGCTACCTCTGCGCC ATGAAGGTCACAGAGGACGACCTGTGGATCCGCACCTACGGCCGCCTCTTCCAGAAGCTGTGCTCCTCCAGCGCCGAGATCCCCATCGGCATCTACAGGACCGAGTGCCACGTCTTCTCCTCGGAG CCTCACAACCTCAGGGCCCAG TCCCAGGTCTCGGTGAGCGTGGAGGACCGCGAGGACACCCGGGAGGCGAAGGGGCCCTGGGGCTCACGGGCAGGcacgggcggcggcggcgcccaCGGCCCGCACGCGGTGGGCGGCGGCTCGGCGGAGCACCCGCTCCTGCGGCGCAAGAGCCTGCCGTGGGCGCGGAGGCTGAGCCGCAAGGGCGCCCGGCACGCGGGGAAGGCGGCTGAGTGGATCAGCCAGCAGCGGCTCAGCCTGTACCAGCGATCCGAGCGGCAGGAACTCTCCGAGCTGGTCAAGAACCGCATGAAGCACCTGGGGCTGCCCACCACCGGCTACG AGGATGTAGCAAATTTAACAGCCAGTGATGTCATGAATCGGGTAAACCTGGGATATTTGCAAG
- the KCNT1 gene encoding potassium channel subfamily T member 1 isoform X6 has protein sequence MVQVEFYVNENTFKERLKLFFIKNQRSSLRIRLFNFSLKLLTCLLYIVRVLLDDPALGIGCWGCPKQNYTFNESSSEINWAPILWVERRTALWAIQVTVAIISFLETTLLIYLSYKGNIWEQIFRVAFILEMINTLPFIITIFWPPLRNLFIPVFLNCWLAKHALENMINDFHRAILRTQSAMFNQVLILFCTLLCLVFTGTCGIQHLERAGGNLSLLTSFYFCIVTFSTVGYGDVTPKIWPSQLLVVVMICVALVVLPLQFEELVYLWMERQKSGGNYSRHRAQTEKHVILCVSSLKIDLLMDFLNEFYAHPRLQDYYVVILCPTEMDIQVRRVLQIPLWSQRVIYLQGSALKDQDLMRAKMDNGEACFILSSRNEVDRTAADHQTILRAWAVKDFAPNCPLYVQILKPENKFHVKFAEHVVCEEECKYALLALSCICPATPTLITLLVHTSRGQEGQDSPEQWQRMYGRCSGNEVYHVRMGDSKFFREYEGKSFTYAAFHAHKKYGVCLIGLKREENKSILLNPGPRHILAASDTCFYINITKEENSAFIFKQEEKQKKKGFAGQGLYEGSSRLPVHSIIASMGTVAMDLQNTECQPAQSGGGGGGSKLALPTENGSGSRRPSIAPVLEVADSSTLLPCDLLSDQSEDEMAPSDEEGLSVVEYVKGYPPNSPYIGSSPTLCHLLPVKAPFCCLRLDKGCKHNSYEDAKAYGFKNKLIIVSAETAGNGLYNFIVPLRAYYRPRRELNPIVLLLDNKPDHHFLEAICCFPMVYYMEGSVDNLDSLLQCGIIYADNLVVVDKESTMSAEEDYMADAKTIVSVQTMFRLFPSLSITTELTHPSNMRFMQFRAKDSYSLALSKLEKRERENGSNLAFMFRLPFAAGRVFSISMLDTLLYQSFVKDYMIPITRLLLGLDTTPGSGYLCAMKVTEDDLWIRTYGRLFQKLCSSSAEIPIGIYRTECHVFSSESQVSVSVEDREDTREAKGPWGSRAGTGGGGAHGPHAVGGGSAEHPLLRRKSLPWARRLSRKGARHAGKAAEWISQQRLSLYQRSERQELSELVKNRMKHLGLPTTGYEDVANLTASDVMNRVNLGYLQDEMNDQQNTLSYVLINPPPDTRLEPNDIVYLIRSDPLAHVASSSRSRKSSCSNKLASCNPETRDETQF, from the exons AT ggTGCAGGTGGAGTTCTACGTCAACGAGAACACCTTCAAGGAGAGGCTTAAGCTGTTCTTCATCAAAAACCAAAGATCCA GCCTGAGGATCCGGCTGTTCAACTTCTCCCTGAAGCTGCTGACCTGCCTGCTGTACATCGTCCGCGTCCTGCTGGACGACCCGGCCCTGGGGATCGGATG CTGGGGCTGCCCGAAGCAGAATTACACCTTCAATGAGTCGTCCTCCGAGATCAACTG GGCCCCCATCCTGTGGGTGGAGAGGAGGACGGCTCTGTGGGCCATTCAG gtCACCGTGGCCATTATCAGCTTCCTGGAGACCACGCTCCTCATCTACCTCAGCTACAAA GGCAACATCTGGGAGCAGATCTTCCGCGTGGCCTTCATCCTGGAGATGATCAACACACTGCCCTTCATCATCACG ATATTCTGGCCGCCGCTGCGGAACCTGTTCATCCCAGTGTTTCTGAACTGCTGGCTGGCCAAGCACGCCCTGGAGAACATGATC AACGACTTCCACCGAGCCATCCTGCGCACCCAGTCGGCTATGTTCAACCAGGTCCTCATCCTCTTCTGCACCCTGCTGTGCCTGGTCTTCACGGG GACCTGCGGCATCCAGCACCTGGAGCGCGCGGGCGGCAACCTGTCCCTCCTGACGTCCTTCTACTTCTGCATCGTCACCTTCTCCACCGTGGGCTACGGAGACGTGACGCCCAAGATCTGGCCGTCCCAGCTGCTGGTGGTCGTCATGATCTGCGTGGCCCTCGTGGTACTCCCGTTGCAG TTTGAGGAGCTCGTCTACCTGTGGATGGAGCGGCAGAAGTCGGGGGGCAACTACAGCCGCCACCGGGCCCAGACGGAGAAGCACGTGATCCTGTGTGTCAGTTCCCTCAAGATCGACTTGCTCATGGACTTTCTGAACGAGTTCTACGCCCACCCCCGGCTGCAG GACTACTACGTCGTCATCCTGTGCCCCACCGAGATGGACATCCAGGTTCGCAGGGTCCTGCAGATCCCCCTGTGGTCCCAGCGGGTCATCTACCTCCAGGGCTCCGCGCTCAAGGACCAGGACCTCATGCGGGCCAA GATGGACAACGGGGAGGCCTGCTTCATCCTCAGCAGCCGGAACGAGGTGGACCGCACCGCGGCG GACCACCAGACCATTCTGCGCGCCTGGGCGGTGAAGGACTTTGCCCCCAACTGCCCTCTCTACGTCCAGATCCTCAAGCCCGAGAACAAGTTTCACGTCAAGTTTGCTG AGCACGTGGTGTGCGAGGAGGAGTGCAAGTACGCCCTGCTGGCCCTGAGCTGCATCTGCCCGGCCACGCCCACCCTCATCACGCTGCTGGTGCACACGTCCCGCGGCCA GGAAGGCCAGGACTCACCGGAGCAATGGCAGCGCATGTACGGACGCTGCTCGGGCAACGAGGTCTACCACGTCCGCATGGGGGACAGCAAGTTCTTCCGCGAGTACGAGGGCAAGAGCTTCACCTACGCCGCCTTCCACGCGCACAAGAA GTACGGCGTGTGTCTTATCGGCCTGAAGCGGGAGGAGAACAAGAGCATCCTGTTGAACCCGGGGCCCCGGCACATCCTGGCCGCCTCCGACACCTGCTTCTACATCAACATCACCAAGGAGGAGAACTCGGCCTTCATCTTCAAgcaggaggaaaagcagaaaaagaagggCTTCGCGGGGCAGGGGCTGTACGAGGGGTCGTCCCGCCTGCCCGTGCACAGCATCATCGCCTCCATGG GGACAGTGGCCATGGACCTCCAGAACACGGAGTGCCAGCCAGCACAGAGCGGCGGAGGCGGCGGGGGCAGCAAGCTGGCGCTCCCCACGGAGAACGGCTCGGGCAGCCGGCGGCCCAGCATCGCGCCCGTGCTGGAGGTGGCCGACAGCTCGACCCTGCTGCCCTGCGACCTGCTGAGTGACCAGTCGGAGGACGAGATGGCGCCGTCGGACGAGGAGGGGCTGTCTGTGGTGGA gtACGTGAAGGGCTACCCCCCCAACTCGCCCTACATCGGCAGCTCCCCTACCCTGTGCCACCTCCTGCCCGTGAAAGCCCCCTTCTGCTGCCTGCGGCTGGACAAG GGCTGCAAGCACAACAGCTACGAAGATGCCAAGGCCTACGGCTTCAAGAATAAGCTGATCATCGTGTCGGCGGAGACAGCGGGCAACGGGCTGTACAACTTCATCGTGCCGCTCCGGGCCTACTATCGGCCCCGCAGAGAGCTCAACCCCATCGTGCTGCTGCTGGACAACAA GCCTGACCACCACTTCCTGGAGGCCATTTGCTGCTTCCCCATGGTCTACTACATGGAGGGCTCCGTGGACAA CCTGGACAGCCTGCTGCAGTGCGGCATCATCTACGCCGACAACCTGGTCGTGGTGGACAAGGAGAGCACCATGAGCGCCGAGGAGGACTACATGGCCGACGCGAAGACCATCGTCAGCGTGCAGACCATGTTCCG gcTCTTCCCCAGCCTCAGCATCACCACGGAGCTCACCCACCCGTCCAACATGCGGTTCATGCAGTTTCGTGCCAAGGACAGCTACTCTTTGGCTCTTTCCAAACTGGAAAAG AGGGAACGGGAGAACGGCTCCAACCTGGCCTTCATGTTCCGCCTGCCTTTCGCCGCCGGCCGCGTCTTTAGCATCAGCATGCTGGACACGCTGCTGTATCAG TCCTTCGTGAAGGACTACATGATCCCCATCACCAGGCTGCTCCTGGGGCTGGACACCACGCCGGGCTCGGGCTACCTCTGCGCC ATGAAGGTCACAGAGGACGACCTGTGGATCCGCACCTACGGCCGCCTCTTCCAGAAGCTGTGCTCCTCCAGCGCCGAGATCCCCATCGGCATCTACAGGACCGAGTGCCACGTCTTCTCCTCGGAG TCCCAGGTCTCGGTGAGCGTGGAGGACCGCGAGGACACCCGGGAGGCGAAGGGGCCCTGGGGCTCACGGGCAGGcacgggcggcggcggcgcccaCGGCCCGCACGCGGTGGGCGGCGGCTCGGCGGAGCACCCGCTCCTGCGGCGCAAGAGCCTGCCGTGGGCGCGGAGGCTGAGCCGCAAGGGCGCCCGGCACGCGGGGAAGGCGGCTGAGTGGATCAGCCAGCAGCGGCTCAGCCTGTACCAGCGATCCGAGCGGCAGGAACTCTCCGAGCTGGTCAAGAACCGCATGAAGCACCTGGGGCTGCCCACCACCGGCTACG AGGATGTAGCAAATTTAACAGCCAGTGATGTCATGAATCGGGTAAACCTGGGATATTTGCAAG
- the KCNT1 gene encoding potassium channel subfamily T member 1 isoform X4 has protein sequence MVQVEFYVNENTFKERLKLFFIKNQRSSLRIRLFNFSLKLLTCLLYIVRVLLDDPALGIGCWGCPKQNYTFNESSSEINWAPILWVERRTALWAIQVTVAIISFLETTLLIYLSYKGNIWEQIFRVAFILEMINTLPFIITIFWPPLRNLFIPVFLNCWLAKHALENMINDFHRAILRTQSAMFNQVLILFCTLLCLVFTGTCGIQHLERAGGNLSLLTSFYFCIVTFSTVGYGDVTPKIWPSQLLVVVMICVALVVLPLQFEELVYLWMERQKSGGNYSRHRAQTEKHVILCVSSLKIDLLMDFLNEFYAHPRLQDYYVVILCPTEMDIQVRRVLQIPLWSQRVIYLQGSALKDQDLMRAKMDNGEACFILSSRNEVDRTAADHQTILRAWAVKDFAPNCPLYVQILKPENKFHVKFAEHVVCEEECKYALLALSCICPATPTLITLLVHTSRGQEGQDSPEQWQRMYGRCSGNEVYHVRMGDSKFFREYEGKSFTYAAFHAHKKYGVCLIGLKREENKSILLNPGPRHILAASDTCFYINITKEENSAFIFKQEEKQKKKGFAGQGLYEGSSRLPVHSIIASMGTVAMDLQNTECQPAQSGGGGGGSKLALPTENGSGSRRPSIAPVLEVADSSTLLPCDLLSDQSEDEMAPSDEEGLSVVEYVKGYPPNSPYIGSSPTLCHLLPVKAPFCCLRLDKGCKHNSYEDAKAYGFKNKLIIVSAETAGNGLYNFIVPLRAYYRPRRELNPIVLLLDNKPDHHFLEAICCFPMVYYMEGSVDNLDSLLQCGIIYADNLVVVDKESTMSAEEDYMADAKTIVSVQTMFRLFPSLSITTELTHPSNMRFMQFRAKDSYSLALSKLEKRERENGSNLAFMFRLPFAAGRVFSISMLDTLLYQSFVKDYMIPITRLLLGLDTTPGSGYLCAMKVTEDDLWIRTYGRLFQKLCSSSAEIPIGIYRTECHVFSSEPHNLRAQSQVSVSVEDREDTREAKGPWGSRAGTGGGGAHGPHAVGGGSAEHPLLRRKSLPWARRLSRKGARHAGKAAEWISQQRLSLYQRSERQELSELVKNRMKHLGLPTTGYEDVANLTASDVMNRVNLGYLQDEMNDQQNTLSYVLINPPPDTRLEPNDIVYLIRSDPLAHVASSSRSRKSSCSNKLASCNPETRDETQF, from the exons AT ggTGCAGGTGGAGTTCTACGTCAACGAGAACACCTTCAAGGAGAGGCTTAAGCTGTTCTTCATCAAAAACCAAAGATCCA GCCTGAGGATCCGGCTGTTCAACTTCTCCCTGAAGCTGCTGACCTGCCTGCTGTACATCGTCCGCGTCCTGCTGGACGACCCGGCCCTGGGGATCGGATG CTGGGGCTGCCCGAAGCAGAATTACACCTTCAATGAGTCGTCCTCCGAGATCAACTG GGCCCCCATCCTGTGGGTGGAGAGGAGGACGGCTCTGTGGGCCATTCAG gtCACCGTGGCCATTATCAGCTTCCTGGAGACCACGCTCCTCATCTACCTCAGCTACAAA GGCAACATCTGGGAGCAGATCTTCCGCGTGGCCTTCATCCTGGAGATGATCAACACACTGCCCTTCATCATCACG ATATTCTGGCCGCCGCTGCGGAACCTGTTCATCCCAGTGTTTCTGAACTGCTGGCTGGCCAAGCACGCCCTGGAGAACATGATC AACGACTTCCACCGAGCCATCCTGCGCACCCAGTCGGCTATGTTCAACCAGGTCCTCATCCTCTTCTGCACCCTGCTGTGCCTGGTCTTCACGGG GACCTGCGGCATCCAGCACCTGGAGCGCGCGGGCGGCAACCTGTCCCTCCTGACGTCCTTCTACTTCTGCATCGTCACCTTCTCCACCGTGGGCTACGGAGACGTGACGCCCAAGATCTGGCCGTCCCAGCTGCTGGTGGTCGTCATGATCTGCGTGGCCCTCGTGGTACTCCCGTTGCAG TTTGAGGAGCTCGTCTACCTGTGGATGGAGCGGCAGAAGTCGGGGGGCAACTACAGCCGCCACCGGGCCCAGACGGAGAAGCACGTGATCCTGTGTGTCAGTTCCCTCAAGATCGACTTGCTCATGGACTTTCTGAACGAGTTCTACGCCCACCCCCGGCTGCAG GACTACTACGTCGTCATCCTGTGCCCCACCGAGATGGACATCCAGGTTCGCAGGGTCCTGCAGATCCCCCTGTGGTCCCAGCGGGTCATCTACCTCCAGGGCTCCGCGCTCAAGGACCAGGACCTCATGCGGGCCAA GATGGACAACGGGGAGGCCTGCTTCATCCTCAGCAGCCGGAACGAGGTGGACCGCACCGCGGCG GACCACCAGACCATTCTGCGCGCCTGGGCGGTGAAGGACTTTGCCCCCAACTGCCCTCTCTACGTCCAGATCCTCAAGCCCGAGAACAAGTTTCACGTCAAGTTTGCTG AGCACGTGGTGTGCGAGGAGGAGTGCAAGTACGCCCTGCTGGCCCTGAGCTGCATCTGCCCGGCCACGCCCACCCTCATCACGCTGCTGGTGCACACGTCCCGCGGCCA GGAAGGCCAGGACTCACCGGAGCAATGGCAGCGCATGTACGGACGCTGCTCGGGCAACGAGGTCTACCACGTCCGCATGGGGGACAGCAAGTTCTTCCGCGAGTACGAGGGCAAGAGCTTCACCTACGCCGCCTTCCACGCGCACAAGAA GTACGGCGTGTGTCTTATCGGCCTGAAGCGGGAGGAGAACAAGAGCATCCTGTTGAACCCGGGGCCCCGGCACATCCTGGCCGCCTCCGACACCTGCTTCTACATCAACATCACCAAGGAGGAGAACTCGGCCTTCATCTTCAAgcaggaggaaaagcagaaaaagaagggCTTCGCGGGGCAGGGGCTGTACGAGGGGTCGTCCCGCCTGCCCGTGCACAGCATCATCGCCTCCATGG GGACAGTGGCCATGGACCTCCAGAACACGGAGTGCCAGCCAGCACAGAGCGGCGGAGGCGGCGGGGGCAGCAAGCTGGCGCTCCCCACGGAGAACGGCTCGGGCAGCCGGCGGCCCAGCATCGCGCCCGTGCTGGAGGTGGCCGACAGCTCGACCCTGCTGCCCTGCGACCTGCTGAGTGACCAGTCGGAGGACGAGATGGCGCCGTCGGACGAGGAGGGGCTGTCTGTGGTGGA gtACGTGAAGGGCTACCCCCCCAACTCGCCCTACATCGGCAGCTCCCCTACCCTGTGCCACCTCCTGCCCGTGAAAGCCCCCTTCTGCTGCCTGCGGCTGGACAAG GGCTGCAAGCACAACAGCTACGAAGATGCCAAGGCCTACGGCTTCAAGAATAAGCTGATCATCGTGTCGGCGGAGACAGCGGGCAACGGGCTGTACAACTTCATCGTGCCGCTCCGGGCCTACTATCGGCCCCGCAGAGAGCTCAACCCCATCGTGCTGCTGCTGGACAACAA GCCTGACCACCACTTCCTGGAGGCCATTTGCTGCTTCCCCATGGTCTACTACATGGAGGGCTCCGTGGACAA CCTGGACAGCCTGCTGCAGTGCGGCATCATCTACGCCGACAACCTGGTCGTGGTGGACAAGGAGAGCACCATGAGCGCCGAGGAGGACTACATGGCCGACGCGAAGACCATCGTCAGCGTGCAGACCATGTTCCG gcTCTTCCCCAGCCTCAGCATCACCACGGAGCTCACCCACCCGTCCAACATGCGGTTCATGCAGTTTCGTGCCAAGGACAGCTACTCTTTGGCTCTTTCCAAACTGGAAAAG AGGGAACGGGAGAACGGCTCCAACCTGGCCTTCATGTTCCGCCTGCCTTTCGCCGCCGGCCGCGTCTTTAGCATCAGCATGCTGGACACGCTGCTGTATCAG TCCTTCGTGAAGGACTACATGATCCCCATCACCAGGCTGCTCCTGGGGCTGGACACCACGCCGGGCTCGGGCTACCTCTGCGCC ATGAAGGTCACAGAGGACGACCTGTGGATCCGCACCTACGGCCGCCTCTTCCAGAAGCTGTGCTCCTCCAGCGCCGAGATCCCCATCGGCATCTACAGGACCGAGTGCCACGTCTTCTCCTCGGAG CCTCACAACCTCAGGGCCCAG TCCCAGGTCTCGGTGAGCGTGGAGGACCGCGAGGACACCCGGGAGGCGAAGGGGCCCTGGGGCTCACGGGCAGGcacgggcggcggcggcgcccaCGGCCCGCACGCGGTGGGCGGCGGCTCGGCGGAGCACCCGCTCCTGCGGCGCAAGAGCCTGCCGTGGGCGCGGAGGCTGAGCCGCAAGGGCGCCCGGCACGCGGGGAAGGCGGCTGAGTGGATCAGCCAGCAGCGGCTCAGCCTGTACCAGCGATCCGAGCGGCAGGAACTCTCCGAGCTGGTCAAGAACCGCATGAAGCACCTGGGGCTGCCCACCACCGGCTACG AGGATGTAGCAAATTTAACAGCCAGTGATGTCATGAATCGGGTAAACCTGGGATATTTGCAAG